One Corvus moneduloides isolate bCorMon1 chromosome Z, bCorMon1.pri, whole genome shotgun sequence genomic window carries:
- the PLIN2 gene encoding perilipin-2 isoform X1, whose amino-acid sequence MALAATDPQQNIVSRVANLPLVSSTYDMVSTAYITTKDNHPYLKSVCEIAEKGVKTITSVAMTSAMPIIQKLEPQIVVANNYACIGLDKIEERLPILNQPTDKVVANAKDAVVGAREAVTTTVTGAKETVAHTITGVVGKTKEAVQDSVEMTKSVVNGSINTVLGSRVVQMVSSGVDSALTKSETLVDQYLPLTEAELEREAANIEGFEVGVQKPSYYVRLGSLSSKVRTRAYQQALNKVRDAKQKSQETISQLHCTVSLIEYARKNVNSANKKLLGAQEKLYQSWVEWKKNTGQNDGDDLRSAEHIESRTLAIARSLTQQLQTTCLTLVSSLQGLPQNVQDQVYSVGSVAGDVYQSFRSASSFQELSDSFIAASKGQLKKMKESLDDVMDYLVNNTPLNWLVPDFTITDLSSESDDVPDILDLDEEDQQDFSRTNGPYTTGQRAE is encoded by the exons ATGGCATTGGCAGCAACTGATCCACAGCAG AACATTGTATCGAGAGTTGCCAACCTTCCTTTGGTGAGCTCCACCTATGATATGGTATCCACAGCTTACATCACCACAAAGGATAACCATCCTTATCTGAAGTCAGTATGTGAGATAGCAGAGAAAGGAGTGAAGACAATTACATCGGTAGCCATGACAAGTGCTATGCCCATCATTCAGAAGCTGGAACCACAAA TTGTAGTTGCCAACAACTATGCTTGTATAGGTCTCGACAAAATTGAAGAGAGACTGCCTATACTGAATCAACCCACTGACAAG GTTGTTGCCAATGCCAAGGATGCAGTTGTTGGAGCCAGAGAAGCTGTAACAACCACTGTGACTGGTGCCAAGGAAACTGTTGCTCACACGATCACTGGAGTTGTGGGCAAGACTAAAGAAGCAGTGCAAGACAGCGTAGAAATGACCAAGTCAGTTGTCAATGGCAGCATTAACACTGTCCTGGGAAGTCGTGTGGTGCAGATGGTGAGCAGTGGAGTGGACAGTGCTCTCACGAAATCCGAGACCCTTGTAGACCAGTATCTCCCACTTACAGAAGCAGAACTAG AGAGGGAAGCTGCAAACATTGAAGGTTTTGAAGTTGGAGTCCAAAAGCCAAGCTACTATGTTAGACTAGGATCCCTGTCTTCGAAGGTCCGCACACGTGCCTACCAACAAGCCTTAAACAAAGTTAGAGATGCTAAACAGAAAAGCCAGGAGACAATCTCTCAGCTCCACTGCACTGTTAGTCTG ATCGAGTATGCCAGAAAGAATGTGAATAGTGCCAATAAGAAGCTTCTTGGTGCTCAGGAAAAGCTTTATCAATCCTGGGtagaatggaagaaaaatacaggcCAAAATGATGGTGATGATCTGCGTAGTGCTGAG CACATTGAGTCAAGAACTCTAGCTATTGCACGGAGCCTCACTCAGCAGCTTCAGACCACTTGCCTCACACTGGTCTCAAGCCTACAGGGGCTGCCACAGAATGTGCAGGATCAGGTTTACAGTGTTGGGTCAGTGGCAGGTGATGTCTACCAGAGCTTTCGGTCAGCATCCTCCTTCCAAGAATTATCAGACAGCTTTATTGCAGCTAGCAAAggacagctgaagaaaatgaaggagtCTCTGGATGATGTGATGGATTATCTTGTTAACAACACACCGCTCAACTGGCTG GTTCCAGATTTCACTATTACAGACCTGTCTTCAGAGTCAGATGATGTTCCAGACATTTTGGATTTGGATGAAGAGGATCAACAGGACTTTTCACGCACAAATGGCCCTTACACTACAGGGCAAAGAGCTGAATAG
- the PLIN2 gene encoding perilipin-2 isoform X2, with protein MALAATDPQQNIVSRVANLPLVSSTYDMVSTAYITTKDNHPYLKSVCEIAEKGVKTITSVAMTSAMPIIQKLEPQIVVANNYACIGLDKIEERLPILNQPTDKVVANAKDAVVGAREAVTTTVTGAKETVAHTITGVVGKTKEAVQDSVEMTKSVVNGSINTVLGSRVVQMVSSGVDSALTKSETLVDQYLPLTEAELEREAANIEGFEVGVQKPSYYVRLGSLSSKVRTRAYQQALNKVRDAKQKSQETISQLHCTVSLIEYARKNVNSANKKLLGAQEKLYQSWVEWKKNTGQNDGDDLRSAEHIESRTLAIARSLTQQLQTTCLTLVSSLQGLPQNVQDQVYSVGSVAGDVYQSFRSASSFQELSDSFIAASKGQLKKMKESLDDVMDYLVNNTPLNWLVGPFYLQLPGIQHAESKGEGEESPSQKDKQPEHTTE; from the exons ATGGCATTGGCAGCAACTGATCCACAGCAG AACATTGTATCGAGAGTTGCCAACCTTCCTTTGGTGAGCTCCACCTATGATATGGTATCCACAGCTTACATCACCACAAAGGATAACCATCCTTATCTGAAGTCAGTATGTGAGATAGCAGAGAAAGGAGTGAAGACAATTACATCGGTAGCCATGACAAGTGCTATGCCCATCATTCAGAAGCTGGAACCACAAA TTGTAGTTGCCAACAACTATGCTTGTATAGGTCTCGACAAAATTGAAGAGAGACTGCCTATACTGAATCAACCCACTGACAAG GTTGTTGCCAATGCCAAGGATGCAGTTGTTGGAGCCAGAGAAGCTGTAACAACCACTGTGACTGGTGCCAAGGAAACTGTTGCTCACACGATCACTGGAGTTGTGGGCAAGACTAAAGAAGCAGTGCAAGACAGCGTAGAAATGACCAAGTCAGTTGTCAATGGCAGCATTAACACTGTCCTGGGAAGTCGTGTGGTGCAGATGGTGAGCAGTGGAGTGGACAGTGCTCTCACGAAATCCGAGACCCTTGTAGACCAGTATCTCCCACTTACAGAAGCAGAACTAG AGAGGGAAGCTGCAAACATTGAAGGTTTTGAAGTTGGAGTCCAAAAGCCAAGCTACTATGTTAGACTAGGATCCCTGTCTTCGAAGGTCCGCACACGTGCCTACCAACAAGCCTTAAACAAAGTTAGAGATGCTAAACAGAAAAGCCAGGAGACAATCTCTCAGCTCCACTGCACTGTTAGTCTG ATCGAGTATGCCAGAAAGAATGTGAATAGTGCCAATAAGAAGCTTCTTGGTGCTCAGGAAAAGCTTTATCAATCCTGGGtagaatggaagaaaaatacaggcCAAAATGATGGTGATGATCTGCGTAGTGCTGAG CACATTGAGTCAAGAACTCTAGCTATTGCACGGAGCCTCACTCAGCAGCTTCAGACCACTTGCCTCACACTGGTCTCAAGCCTACAGGGGCTGCCACAGAATGTGCAGGATCAGGTTTACAGTGTTGGGTCAGTGGCAGGTGATGTCTACCAGAGCTTTCGGTCAGCATCCTCCTTCCAAGAATTATCAGACAGCTTTATTGCAGCTAGCAAAggacagctgaagaaaatgaaggagtCTCTGGATGATGTGATGGATTATCTTGTTAACAACACACCGCTCAACTGGCTGGTAGGTCCCTTTTACCTACAACTGCCTGGCATTCAGCATGCTGAAAGCAAAGGTGAAGGGGAGGAAAGTCCCAGCCAGAAAGACAAACAGCCTGAACACACTACTGAATAA